AAGACATTATTCATTTAGCTGATGATATGCTTAAAGTTGTTATTCGTAATACACTTGCTAAAAATAAATTTGAAATTGAATACTTAAATCAAGTAACAAACAATGGTTTAATTGATCGTTTACAACATTTTATTGATACACCATTACAAATTATTGATTATAAAGATGCTATTACAGAATTAGCAAAAGTTAAAGATATCTTTGAAAACAAAGATATTGAATTTGGACTTGATTTAGGTTCGGAGCATGAAAAATACTTAACTGAAAAAGTTTACAATGCCCCAATCGCTGTTATCAACTTCCCTAAAGATTTTAAAGCATTCTATATGCACCAAAATGAAGATGGAAAAACAGTTGCTGCATTTGACTTACTTGTTCCTGGAGTAGGTGAACTTATTGGTGGTTCTCAACGTGAAAGTGATTATGATAAATTATTACAAAGAGTTGAAGAACTTAACATTCCTGTAGATGATTTACAATGATATTTAAACTTACGTAGATTCGGACACATGTTAACATCTGGGTTTGGAATTGGTTTTGAAAGACTTGTTATGTATATGACAGGAACAGAAAACATTCGTGAAGCAATTCCATATCCAAGAGCAACAGGAAATATCAAAATGTAATTTATGAAGCGGCCTATTGGGTCGTTTTTATTACCAAAAAACATTAAACGCTAATTTATTAGAATAAACACAAAAAAGAATACAATTGAATATAGGGGAAATAAAGGAGTTTTATGAAAAAAACAAGCACAAAAAATCTTATTATCATATGGCTTATTGTTGCTACTTTCTCTCTTGCACTTCAAATTACAGCATTTTCACTTATTTTTACAGAATATTTAAAAAACCCAAGTTGAACTACAATTTCAAGTAATTTAAGTTTATTAACATCATTCTATGGGTTAACTATTGCTGTATTCGTTTTATCAGTACTTATAACAATTAGAATTTCTAAATTCAAAAACCAAACACCTTTTATCTTGGTACTTGTTGGTTTTGGGGTTCCGATTGTATCGTTTGTCGGTATGATAATGGCGTTAATTGATATTAATAGACAAGAAAAAGCAAGAAAAGAACAAATGGCTCAAGAATTAAAAGAGCTTGAAACAAACAAAGAAGCACAATAAGACTATAATGATTAATAATTTACCACAATTTCGCATTGTGGTTTTTTATAACTTTTATGAAAGTTATAGTGATCTGAAAAATAAAAAATATTATCTAATCATTAATTTGTTCCACATTTATGAAAAAATTTCCACATTTATATGCAGAATAAAACAACATATAAAAAATTTACTTATAATTAATTAGGTTGATTACCAAAAAATTAAGACACTTAACTCATTTTTACTACTTATTTTTAGTCTTAATTAATAATTATTTATTTCAAAAAATCTTATTAGGAGCCACATAAATGAAACTCAAAAAATTCGCTTTATCTATGGTACTGCCAGTTATGGTTGCTACGCCATTAGCTGTTATATCATGTGCACAAGAACAAAAGAAACAAGAGCAAACAAACTTAAGCTTAGATGAAATTAAAGAAACACCAGAATACAAGGATTACAAACAAGCATTTACAGCATACAATACAACAATTGATGAAAATGCTATTAAATTAAAAGATTTATTCAAAGCAAAAAATAAAGCTAAAACAGATGAAGAAAAAGTTAAATTAAACGATGAATATTCAAAATTATTAAAAGAAAAAAGTCCAGAAATTTTACAATTAAGAAAAACAGCAGATGCTAAATTTAAAGTTTTACAAGACAAATTAAAAGGTAATGATATTCAAATTGTTAAATTATTCCAAACAAACGATGAACACGGAAGAATTAAAGAAAACTTAGGTAAATATACAAGTGAAATTGGAATGGAAAACCTTTCAAAATTCCTTGCTACATCACACAAAGAACTTTTACTTTCAGGTGGGGACACAACACAAGGATTACCACTTAGTGACCATGACCACGGTAAAACAATTGCAAAAATCGCTGAAATCATTGGATATGATGGTTTAGCAGTTGGTAACCATGAATTAGACTTTGGTTACGAAAACATCAATAGCATTGAAGATGCATATGCAAAAAGTAGCACAAACACAAACAAAACACAATTCTTATCTGCAAACATTAAATGAAATGATGCGGTAAACGGTACAGATGCTGAAACACTAAAACTTAAAGAAAAATTCCCTAATGCAAAACCAGGTGAAGCAGCATTCCCTACACACAAAATGATTGAATTACCTTCAGGTCTTAAAATTGGTATTGTTGGTTTAACAACACCAGAAGCAAAATTCACATCACACCCAAGAAACTCTAAATATTTAGATATTATTGATCCAGTTGAAGCGACAAAACCAATTGTTAAACAACTTGAAAAAGATGGAGCAGATATTACAATTGCTATCGTTCACTTAGGAGTTAACCCATCTACAAAAACAGAATGACAATCAAAATACTTGGCTCAAAACCTTCCTGGTTTAGATTACATCGTTGATGGTCACTCACACACATTTAATAAACTTTATAAAGAAAACAACATTACACCAAATAATGTGACATATATCGCTCAAACAGGAGCTCACTTAGATAATATCTTTGAAACAGACTTCTTCGTTCAAAAGAGCACAAAACAAATCGTTGGTGAACCACACCAATCACAAAGAAATATTTTCCAAATTCTTTTACAAATTCAAAGTGAAAAATTAAATGCCGAAATTGAAAAAGCAGTTAAAGCACTTGAAGCAGAATACACTGCAAATGCTTCTGTAGTTGCATTCAAATCACCAATTGCATTTACAAATATCACAGAAAAAAGAGTTGAACTTTACAAAGAATCATTCTGAGAAGGACGTATTAGACCTACAAACTTAGGTACATGAGCTGCAGATGCAATTCTTAAAGACTTTGGAGATAGTAACCAAACTGTTTCTGAAAGAGTTACAGAACCAATTACATTAGATAATGCATTCGGATTAGCTAACGGTGGTGGTCTTAGATCAAACGTTGATGCTGGAGACATTACAAACGGAAAATTAACAGGTATTGCACCATTTGGTAACCGTCTTACAGTTGTTAAAGTTTCAGGTGATGTTGTTATCCAAACAATTAAACACTCAATCTCTAAAATTGGTTCAGGTGGATACGGACAATTCTCAAGCAATGTTAAATTTGAAATTGTTCCAAACCCAGAAGTAACTGAAGGAGTAAAAAACAGATTTATTCTTAAAGAAAATTCATTATTAATTAATGGAAAAGCAGTTGTTCCAACACAAAATTACTACATTGCAACAAACGACTTTATCGCAGCTGGTGGAGACCAATACCAAATGCTTAAATTAAATGATCCTAAATCTACAGCTGTATTAGCAGCAGAATATGAAGATTTAGTTGCATCATTCAAAAAATATGGAGCATACTTAAGTGAAATTGAAGGTAAAACACCTACAGATGCTTTAGGAATGCACAAATGAAGTTACTACGCAAACAGTGATTCACAACTTTATAATGCAGAAGACAATTGATCAACAAACATTAAAACAGCAGTTCAAACAACTTCAGATCCAGCTCACACACACGGAGCATAATTATAAATTTAAAAACAAGTGTTCTAAGGACGCTTGTTTTCATTTTTTGAATGATTTAGCGATTAATTTAACTCTTTAAGCAATTACTTCAATTAATCTTGTACAATACTTATATGGCTAGAAAATACTATAACAATATACATTATACAATTGACTATAATAACCAAGTTATTATCCTAAGTGACAAAATGTATGATGATCTTCATTCAAATAATCAATGAACAAAATACAAAAAAATGGGTGGTAGCAGTATCTCTGACTTATTAATCAAAGATGCTTTCAAAAGCGAATTTAGCGCTTTTTGTCATATCACACGTTTAAAATTACCCGTTTTAACACAAAAATATGTTAAGGCTGGGGTTGAATTAGAACCAAAAATTTTCGATTTCTTAAGAGCAAAATTACCAGATTATGGAATTGAAAATTTTGTCGCAGAAGATTTTGGGTATGATTACTTCAAAAATGATCCAATCATTGGTGGGGTTCCTGATGGATTTATTCCAAAATACAATATGATTCTTGAAATTAAAACAGCACAAGAAAAGAAAAAAGAAATTTGAAAAAAAGATGGTGTTGATGTTTCATACCGTAAACAAGCACAATTATATTCATATCTTAAAGGCGCTGATAAGTATGCAATTGTTGCATTATTCTTAAAACCAGATGAAGGTGATTACGAACATCCTGAATTAATCAATCTTAATCAACGTGATATTGAAACATATGCATTCAAATTAAATGAAGCAGATGCAATTGATGATATTAAAAAAGTTAAAGAGTGATATATACATTATACAAACACTAAAATTTCACCTAAATTTGATCTTGCAATCAATGGTGATCAAATTGAATATTTAGCTTGTGAAAATGAGCAACAATGAATTGGATTGTTAAATAAATGAAAAGCAGCAGGAAAAGCTGATCCTGACATTAAACCATAATTTAATATAACTAATAAATCTAAGAGCCATTACATTGCTATAATTCATAACTTAATTAAAATTCATTTATTCTATAGGCCAGGTCTTCACCTGGTTTTATATTTCAACTTTTAGAAAAAAGTTGTTTTATGATGTATTTTAAGATGAATTAAATTCTTTTAACATTAAAACTCGTGTAATTATATATAATACTTTTATTGTTTAAGACACACAATATAAAAAGGAGTAAAATGCTGGCATTTATATTTTGATATTACTTCAGAAATAATCCAATAATTGAAACATTATTTAATAACTCAACTATTGGAAGGGGTTATTTAATCAAAAATAATCTTAAAGTTTCTGATGAATATTTATCAACAGCAAAAAAATACATTAAAAGATTACTTTTAATTGAAATATTTTTAATGATATTTTATATATCTATAGTAATTACAGTTTCAGTTTTCCTTATCTTTAATGTTCTTGGTTTTGATAAAGAAACAAAAACAACAACATGATTTATAATTCTTCAACGTGTTGTTCCTGTTTTTGTCACAATGGTTCCTACTTTTTTATTATTAGCACCAATTGTAAAAACATTGAGGATGTTAAAGTTCTTTCAAAAATGAGAAATTTTTAACAAAGAATTATTAAATGATCGGTTAATTGAAAATCAACTAGATTCATTAGAAAAAGATAACTACACTCAATTTAAAATCAATCAAACTGATGATATTATCATTAAAACTAAAACAATTATTTTCGATGGTAGTGCAATAAAGAAAAATGAAGTAGAAAATGCTGAATTTGATTGAAGTAGATTAAAATCACATGATCTTAAATTAAAATTATTTAAATCAAAAATTTTGTCAAATAAATTCCAAATTTACGCATGCATGATTCAAGATTATGAGAATGCAACATATAATGAAAATGAAATCAACATTAATATGTTTTATGATGCATATAATGCCGCAAATAGAGAGATAAGAAATTAAATAGGTTTATAGCCTATTTTTTAATAACTTTGTTGCTTTTAAGACAAATTAATCATAATTTAGTTAATAAACATTTGTGGTGGTTTTTTAACTTATAAAACGTATTTTAATAATAAAACATTATAATTGTATTATTAGTTAAATCATTAGGAACAAGCACAAATATTCATAATGATATTTTTTTAAAAACAACTAGGAGAAAGGTTTAAAAGTATGATAACAATAATATTATTAATATTTTATTATCTAAGCTCTGAATTAAAAATGCTTAGATGAATTTACACAAACATTGCTAGAACATATGTTAGATCTAAAATTAAAGTTCGTGAAAACACTCTAGATTACTACATTGCAAAATTAAAGCATTTAGATAAAATTTTAACAATATTTGTTTCTATTCTATGTTTTACACTTCTTATTCTTGGTATATTTCTCTTAATTGCTGGTATCCTTGCTGATAAAAATGGCGGCACAAAATTATTTATTGGGCTTGGTTTTATGCTTTATGCATTATTAGCTCCATTTTCATTGGTTGTTGAGTTATTTATTATTAAATATCCATTATTAATACTAAAACAATGACAAAAAACAAATAAAGGTCTTTCAGATGAATTTCTTTTAGATAATAAAATTGATTTTGATCAAGTACATAATTTTGAACAAATCCAATTATTCCAAAAATCATATCGTTTCGTACATCCAAGAAGAATTGTTTTTATTACAACTCCGAATATCGCTTCTAGAATGAATAATTCTCCTAAATGAATTCGAATTTTTAGATCAAGTTTCAAGGTTCCGAGAAAACCTTTAATCATGTGAAATAAGAATTACTTCAAATACTTATTAATGATGCAAATTTACCACGAAAGCACTGTAAATAAGCAACCCTTAAACATTAATATGTTTATTAATGAATATCGTCTAATTAGTGGTAAATAAGATCAAATTATTAAAATATACTCACTGTAAAATAAATCCAGTGAGTATTTTTATATCTTGTTTTCTTGATTTTGATATTTTTTCACAAAAACATCTCAGTTAATATAAATTTTGTAAATTCATTTGAATTATACATTATAATATTTATGTGATTAGTTGACAACAACTCCCAGCCCGGGCACGTTAAAAGAATGGGGTAAACGTTTTTATGCACCCGCTGTTGTCGGCATTGGATGGGTGCTTTTTTGTATATCATTAAGTAATGAGAAGATAAATGAAATATGAAATTTATTATTAAAAATTAATAACTTTTATATATAACAGCACTATATATTGAACTGAATAACTACTTATTTATTACTTAGTGTATTTTGTATTTATCTCTTTTATCACTACACACAAGTTGAAAAGCTTCTGTTTTACATACAAAAAAACTAGCTTACAGAAGCTAGTTTTAATTATTATTTATAAATACCTTGTTTTCATTCTTCAAGTTCTTTTGGTGTAGCTAAAATAAAGTGATCATCATTAATTTTGATTCATTCAGGTTGGTTTTGATAACTATATTCATGAATTGAAGGGTTATATTCATAACCAATTAAACTTTGTTTATCTGAGTCAATTGATGGAACTGAATCAAGTAAAGATTTTGTATATGGATGAAGTGAATGGTTCATGATTTCATCTGTTGAACCAACTTCAAGTAATCTACCTTTATTCATAACTGCGATACGATCTGAAATATATTCAACCATACGCAAGTCGTGAGCAATAAATAAGATTGTTAAATTATACTTTTCTTTTAAATCATTAAAGATGTTTACTACTTGAGCTTGGATAGAAACGTCAAGTGCTGAAATTGGTTCATCGGCAATTAATAATTGTGGACGCAATGCAACTGCACGTGAGATACCAATACGTTGTTGTTGACCACCAGAGAACTCAAGTGGGTAACGTTTAAGAACTGAATCATCTAAACCAACACTTTTAAGAATGTTTCTAACAAGAACTTTACGACAATCTGTTTCTGATAATTTGTTAAGTTCTTTTCTTTCTTCATATGCTTTTTTAAGAACTTCAAGCGCTTCATCAACACCTTCTTGTTTCTTTAATTTAGCATAGAAGTCATGATATAAACTTGAAAATGCAACATTTTCATCTACAGCAATATCTTTATCTAATTCTCTTTTGTATCATCCAAATAATTCTGGATGTGTTTCTTGATTTAAATATGAATAAACTTCTTTAACTACATCTTGATCATAGTTATATATGTAAATTTCTTTTGCGTTTTTAGTATTAACTAAACCTTCTGAAACAACCGCTTCAACATTTTTATGTGGGTTTAATGAGTTAGCAGGATCTTGGAAGATCATTTGAACTTTATTGACCATAAAGTTTTCTAATTTTTTATAGTCACGTAATTTTTTACCAAATTTGAAACCACGTTTCATTTTGTGTGGCAATACTTGATCTAAAATTTTAATTTCCCCAAATGAGTGTGGTGTAAGTCCGATAATTGCTCTACCAATTGTTGATTTACCTGAACCAGATTCACCAACAAGCCCTAAAACTTCACCTTTGTAAATGTTAATATTGAAATCAGTTACAGCTCTAAATGCATGTGAACCGGTTCCATAAGTAATATCAACATTATTTAAACTTGCTAAAACTTCTTTACCTGGGGCGACTTTCATTAATTCATCAGTACCTTTTGTAAGGTTTCTGTATGTTGTT
The nucleotide sequence above comes from Mycoplasma sp. Pen4. Encoded proteins:
- a CDS encoding 5'-nucleotidase C-terminal domain-containing protein, with amino-acid sequence MKLKKFALSMVLPVMVATPLAVISCAQEQKKQEQTNLSLDEIKETPEYKDYKQAFTAYNTTIDENAIKLKDLFKAKNKAKTDEEKVKLNDEYSKLLKEKSPEILQLRKTADAKFKVLQDKLKGNDIQIVKLFQTNDEHGRIKENLGKYTSEIGMENLSKFLATSHKELLLSGGDTTQGLPLSDHDHGKTIAKIAEIIGYDGLAVGNHELDFGYENINSIEDAYAKSSTNTNKTQFLSANIKWNDAVNGTDAETLKLKEKFPNAKPGEAAFPTHKMIELPSGLKIGIVGLTTPEAKFTSHPRNSKYLDIIDPVEATKPIVKQLEKDGADITIAIVHLGVNPSTKTEWQSKYLAQNLPGLDYIVDGHSHTFNKLYKENNITPNNVTYIAQTGAHLDNIFETDFFVQKSTKQIVGEPHQSQRNIFQILLQIQSEKLNAEIEKAVKALEAEYTANASVVAFKSPIAFTNITEKRVELYKESFWEGRIRPTNLGTWAADAILKDFGDSNQTVSERVTEPITLDNAFGLANGGGLRSNVDAGDITNGKLTGIAPFGNRLTVVKVSGDVVIQTIKHSISKIGSGGYGQFSSNVKFEIVPNPEVTEGVKNRFILKENSLLINGKAVVPTQNYYIATNDFIAAGGDQYQMLKLNDPKSTAVLAAEYEDLVASFKKYGAYLSEIEGKTPTDALGMHKWSYYANSDSQLYNAEDNWSTNIKTAVQTTSDPAHTHGA
- a CDS encoding MAGa7180 family putative nuclease; this translates as MARKYYNNIHYTIDYNNQVIILSDKMYDDLHSNNQWTKYKKMGGSSISDLLIKDAFKSEFSAFCHITRLKLPVLTQKYVKAGVELEPKIFDFLRAKLPDYGIENFVAEDFGYDYFKNDPIIGGVPDGFIPKYNMILEIKTAQEKKKEIWKKDGVDVSYRKQAQLYSYLKGADKYAIVALFLKPDEGDYEHPELINLNQRDIETYAFKLNEADAIDDIKKVKEWYIHYTNTKISPKFDLAINGDQIEYLACENEQQWIGLLNKWKAAGKADPDIKP
- a CDS encoding MAG0920 family protein, which gives rise to MLAFIFWYYFRNNPIIETLFNNSTIGRGYLIKNNLKVSDEYLSTAKKYIKRLLLIEIFLMIFYISIVITVSVFLIFNVLGFDKETKTTTWFIILQRVVPVFVTMVPTFLLLAPIVKTLRMLKFFQKWEIFNKELLNDRLIENQLDSLEKDNYTQFKINQTDDIIIKTKTIIFDGSAIKKNEVENAEFDWSRLKSHDLKLKLFKSKILSNKFQIYACMIQDYENATYNENEININMFYDAYNAANREIRN
- a CDS encoding ABC transporter ATP-binding protein, yielding MPKLNENIYYEQTKKFPFRTVTTYRNLTKGTDELMKVAPGKEVLASLNNVDITYGTGSHAFRAVTDFNINIYKGEVLGLVGESGSGKSTIGRAIIGLTPHSFGEIKILDQVLPHKMKRGFKFGKKLRDYKKLENFMVNKVQMIFQDPANSLNPHKNVEAVVSEGLVNTKNAKEIYIYNYDQDVVKEVYSYLNQETHPELFGWYKRELDKDIAVDENVAFSSLYHDFYAKLKKQEGVDEALEVLKKAYEERKELNKLSETDCRKVLVRNILKSVGLDDSVLKRYPLEFSGGQQQRIGISRAVALRPQLLIADEPISALDVSIQAQVVNIFNDLKEKYNLTILFIAHDLRMVEYISDRIAVMNKGRLLEVGSTDEIMNHSLHPYTKSLLDSVPSIDSDKQSLIGYEYNPSIHEYSYQNQPEWIKINDDHFILATPKELEEWKQGIYK